The genomic interval aagaaaataattaaaagaaaatatttttaataaagttcTAAACGTATGATTTTAGAAGATATAATGTATCTTCTATACACTTAACGATCTCTATATATGAAATTTAAGTTAACAGAATAACCAAAAAGCGATAAAATAATCAAACCTAAACAATGTCTTCTAAACATATTACTACTAATAGATAATATTTTCCTTCCTTCtatcaaataattaatatcatCATCTAACTAGATTCTTACTGGATATAAATTTAGAATCAATCATcacaacttaaaaacataattgTTTTCAATGTCTTAATCATTTCTAAAGACTTTATAAAAAGCAAAAACCTATTActaaacaaaattacaaaaatttgTCCCAAAAAGAAAGGCTAATTTTTATGATAAGTGATAATGGAGAATTCACACTTTCCCTATATTTGATTCCTCCTTCCAACtggattaagataaaaaaacttTCCACTACAAATTATATGTACCCAAATCATTGACAAACTCAACAAATTTTCGTCTCTTTAGTTTTTCCTTCTCATTTGTGCTTTTACCTTATGTTTTTTagataataaatttgtttaaaaacaTGCAAAAATATTCGTGTTTGTATATTTTCTCTAAAGAATGATATAAAAATTTTCAACAGAAACTTTCAGTGGCAAAATTAAACTTACTAGTTACTACTTCCTAAGgtagtatatatattttttattttatatattctaTCAAACGTGTTATATGAGTAACAAAATTTATAACTGAATATGTTATTCCATACACCTCATATCCAATCGTCGGCAACTCACACAGACACGCCGTCACCGTCCACCGACACTATTATTCATGTCTTTTCTCCGTCACTGATTTAtgtaacaaaattaaacaaaaagtagtcataattgaaaaaacaaaGCATTTGACTTTTTTGACGTTACtaagtgtgaaaaaaaaattatatatatatatatatatgtgtgtgtgtgtgtgtccaAAGTTCATTCGAATATTTGATTGGGATATAGCACAACAACCACCATTGATGTGTTTTCATTTTGAGCACCGACACAATGCCAGCTACAACATTGCATGCTTCTGCTGTCTCAATGCTTGTCTGTTTTGTGCATCAACACCATGCACTTAATCAAAAGCTGGAATTTTGGATAACAATTAATCATATTGTCCACCTACTTTCATTCCAATTAATCCATGTCGTTTTTTTGGATAAAAAGTAATTATGTTATATTAGATATATATGACTTTTTTCCaaatttatacattaaattattttttatttaaatttaaatttcatttttctataaatatacattcattaaacattttaagattattttttttttatcagcaataaaataaataaataaatagggaccacttcaggggtggtccaacccttatacagaaatACTTGACATCAGTCTCCTATTAGAACGCCTACCAAATTAGCAAAGGGATAACCATACCAACACTAACCAATGTTAATGAATCAACCTCATACAAGCCAAAGGATTTAAAACCCAACTAGAATAAGGGAAATAAGCAGAACGAGACTTTGCATAAATCCAAGACCATACCTTTACTTGCACCGAAGCGAACACTTCAGACACATCTGCCACACCTCTATTGAAGATGACCGAGTTCCTATGTTTCCAGATTTCGCTCACAATACCAACCCAAATTGTACCCCAAACTTCGTTAACCGAAACAGAAGCCTGACTCATCCTGAATTGTGAAAAATTTAACTTAGGATCCTTGTGAATTACAGACGACACACCAAGCCACTTAAAGCACAGACACCAGACACGCCAAGCAAACCTGCAAACAAAGAACAAGTGACAAGATGACTCCTCCTCCTCCCCACACAAACAACACAAGAGATTTTCTACCGCCACTCCGCGCCTTACCAAGTTAACCCTAGAGGCAATCCTattctccaacaccctccaagcagtgaaCAAAGCAGATGGCAAGGCTTTGCACCTCCACAACTTACTATACACAGGAGAATACTCCCCTCCTCTAACCCGCCTTACCTGAACATAGGCAGAGTTAACTGAGAAAGTTTGACTCTCCCCAATCTTCCAGACCCAACTGTCCGCCTCCTCAAAAACCAACTTCACCTCTTGCAAACTTTGAAACAACTGTTCAACCAAAGACTTCTCCCAGTCGAAAAAGGATCTACGCCAGTCCAAATTCCACACTCGTTCTCCATTATACCAATACCCAAGCTCAGCCATTTTTGCGTTTTTAGCCGAGCTTAGAGAGAAAAGTCTCGGAAAAACTCCCTTCAAAGTACCACAGCTCAACCAACTGTCCTCCCAGAAAGAAATCTCCTTACCATCCCCCACTTTCCACTTAAAaccatcttcaaaacttctaCCCCAACCCTCTGAATCCCACACCtccttcaaatctttccaccagaGAGAGCCCCTACTAGACTTACCGCCTTCTCTCAAACTTCTCCAACCACCATACTTAGAATCAAAAATCTCTTTCCACAAACCTCATTTATCCGTACCCAGTCTCCAAATCCACTTTCCTAATAAAGCCAAGTTAAATTTCCTAAGATCAATGATTCCAAGACCTCCAGAATCCCGAGGCTCACACACCTTatcccaagaagcccaagcgaTCTTCCTTCCATCAGAGCCCCACCCCCAAAGGAAATTCCTTTGGATCTGAACTAACTTGTCTGCCACCATAGAAGGCAGTTTAAATAaagacataaaaaataacagGATTGAATAAAGAACAGACTTGATTAAACAAATTCTCCCTGCCATTGACAGGCACCTGCCTTTCCACCTAGACAGTTTATTCTGAACTTTCTCTAACACCTCGTTCCAACAAGCACTGCGCTTATGACACCCTCCTACCGGTAGCCCCAAGTAAACAAATGGAGTTACCATCACATTACAATTGAGAATAGC from Phaseolus vulgaris cultivar G19833 chromosome 1, P. vulgaris v2.0, whole genome shotgun sequence carries:
- the LOC137816034 gene encoding uncharacterized protein, translating into MLDRLGFCAKWIQWIKCCLESASVSVLVNGSPTREFTPRKGLRQGDPLAPFLFLLVAEGLAGVSRMAEEKNLIDSLEVGRAKIKVNMLQYADDTLFFCEANTKSIFNIKAILLCFELASGLKVNFLKSKLGGLGLDSSSLQRFAAILNCNVMVTPFVYLGLPVGGCHKRSACWNEVLEKVQNKLSRWKGSLREGGKSSRGSLWWKDLKEVWDSEGWGRSFEDGFKWKVGDGKEISFWEDSWLSCGTLKGVFPRLFSLSSAKNAKMAELGYWYNGERVWNLDWRRSFFDWEKSLVEQLFQSLQEVKLVFEEADSWVWKIGESQTFSVNSAYVQVRRVRGGEYSPVYSKLWRCKALPSALFTAWRVLENRIASRVNLVRRGVAVENLLCCLCGEEEESSCHLFFVCRMSQASVSVNEVWGTIWVGIVSEIWKHRNSVIFNRGVADVSEVFASVQVKIVGLERLQQLLVQRDRMDSIFRRFVISFLARMSEERVMGNYLVNRYMSSKWKVVKGNLVMARGRKRYSFYMVGLRSEGVTVPVRMIKKVRFTEFRGQKRVVFTREKPRATGQIQDERAWKGSSRLVKGTYGSGSTGRASVEVPG